In the genome of Gigantopelta aegis isolate Gae_Host unplaced genomic scaffold, Gae_host_genome ctg2598_pilon_pilon, whole genome shotgun sequence, one region contains:
- the LOC121391533 gene encoding LOW QUALITY PROTEIN: nocturnin-like (The sequence of the model RefSeq protein was modified relative to this genomic sequence to represent the inferred CDS: deleted 1 base in 1 codon) encodes GNTFIKVPLDYLSWSYRKILILEQLQRIDADLICLQGVDHYHDFLQPSFQRDGYHSIFVVRPHSKCLKSVSNNGSDGIALLYNTKCLELVKKKEIILPTNDPALSNSNQVTILASFQTSSNNKICVVATGFKEGYFLVQTRLLQGDYIFDQIREFAGDLPLICCGNFNAGPKELVYGHFSSSKPPVSSSAYKREGSEPNFTVWKCSASGNVKLPADYIWYSSQSLKLVSILDIPPEDVIGCSGLPCQHYPSHHIALDTPKSMLVTISEV; translated from the exons GGGCAACACTTTTATTAAAGTACCACTGGACTATCTGTCATGGAGTTATCGTAAAATC TTAATATTGGAGCAATTACAAAGAATAGATGCTGATCTCATATGCTTACAAGGTGTTGATCACTATCATGACTTCTTACAGCCTTCTTTTCAAAGAGATGGATATCATAGTATTTTTGTTGTAAGGCCACACTCAAAATGTCTTAAATCTGTATCTAACAATGGTTCAGATGGTATTGCATTACTTTATAACACTAAATGCTTGGAATTAGTCAAGAAGAAAGAAATTATCTTACCTACAAATGATCCTGCTCTATCTAATTCTAACCAGGTTACTATTTTAGCCAGCTTCCAAACTTCCAGTAATAATAAGATATGTGTAGTAGCAACTGGATTTAAAGAAGGATACTTTTTAGTTCAGACAAGATTACTTCAAGGTGACTATATCTTTGATCAAATACGAGAGTTTGCAGGAGACTTACCTTTAATATGTTGTGGTAACTTCAATGCTGGTCCCAAAGAACTAGTCTATGGTCACTTCTCATCATCAAAACCTCCCGTCTCTagtagtgcatacaaaagagaGGGTTCTGAGCCAAATTTTACTGTATGGAAATGCAGTGCATCTGGCAATGTTAAATTGCCAGCAGATTATATATGGTATTCATCACAGAGCCTGAAGTTAGTGAGTATATTAGATATACCACCAGAGGATGTCATTGGTTGTAGCGGGTTACCATGTCAACACTATCCTTCACATCACATAGCATTGGATACTCCGAAGAGTATGCTGGtgaccatctcagaggtctga